The following are encoded together in the Juglans microcarpa x Juglans regia isolate MS1-56 chromosome 2D, Jm3101_v1.0, whole genome shotgun sequence genome:
- the LOC121251034 gene encoding glutathione hydrolase 3-like, with amino-acid sequence MCLDCFFYKQRQILPALLTFHLPTCSLSVYPRARVMGNQDMEAPLLGNHGFVNYKKKSWGKAMFFLLAFITITIVGLVLSGGDLKSWKQRGGNRYDKRIGVADDDIVESDQGVVAADDGRCSEIGAAMLRQGGHAVDAAVATALCLGVVHPMASGIGGGAFMIVRSSSTSKTQAFDMRETAPLAASQNMYENNPKSKVAGALAMGVPGEIAGLHKAWLQYGRLAWRTLFQPAIELAKDGFVISPYLRQHMTKVAKVIMNDPGLRQVFAPNGKLLQAGDACYNIELGRSLEAVAEQGPQVFYNGTVGEKLVKDVREVGGILTMEDLRSYKVDVTDAMAADVLGYTIVGMPPPSSGTVGLSLVLNILDSYGNSNAVRGSLGLHRLVEALKHMLAIRMNLGDPNFVDVSKYVSEMLSPSFAKEIQQKIFDNTTFPPEYYMSRWSQLRDHGTSHFCIVDADRNAVSMTTTVNYPFGAGVISPATGILLNNEMDDFSLPTEITPDKLPPAPTNYIEPNKRPLSSMTPIIVVKDNQLAGVIGGSGGIYIIPAVIQVFLNHFILGMEPLAAVQNPRIYHKLVPNVILYENWTVIDGDHIELPDERKSYLEERGHQLNAIAGGAIVQLVVQTLQNPINNMGGRKHGGDSIANIFRGILTAVSDPRKNGRPAAI; translated from the exons atgtgtctcgattgttttttttataaacaacgACAAATTCTTCCAGCGCTTCTGACATTCCACCTACCTACCTGTTCTCTTTCTGTATACCCGAGAGCTAGAGTGATGGGGAATCAAGACATGGAAGCTCCACTTCTGGGCAATCATGGATTTGtcaattataaaaagaagagttgGGGCAAGGCTATGTTCTTCCTTCTTGCATTTATAACCATTACAA TTGTAGGCCTTGTTCTCAGTGGCGGCGACTTAAAATCTTGGAAACAAAGAGGAGGAAACAGATATGATAAGAGAATTGGAGTAGCTGATGATGACATTGTTGAGTCAGATCAGGGTGTTGTTGCTGCTGATGATGGCCGATGCTCGGAAATTGGTGCAGCCATGCTTCGACAGGGTGGGCATGCTGTTGATGCTGCAGTGGCAACTGCACTGTGCCTTGGTGTTGTTCATCCGATGGCCAGTGGGATAGGAGGTGGAGCTTTCATGATTGTCCGGTCTTCCTCTACTTCAAAAACCCAAGCTTTTGACATGAGGGAAACTGCCCCATTAGCAGCTTCACAG AACATGTATGAGAATAATCCCAAATCCAAAGTTGCTGGTGCACTCGCAATGGGAGTTCCCGGCGAGATAGCTGGCCTTCACAAAGCTTGGTTACAATATGGGCGTTTGGCTTGGAGGACATTATTCCAACCCGCCATCGAACTTGCAaaagatggatttgtgatttcTCCTTATCTCAGACAACACATGACTAAGGTTGCAAAGGTGATCATGAACGATCCAGGTTTACGACAGGTATTTGCACCAAACGGAAAGCTGTTGCAGGCAGGGGATGCATGCTACAATATAGAACTTGGCCGCAGCTTAGAGGCAGTGGCAGAGCAGGGGCCACAAGTTTTCTACAATGGAACCGTTGGTGAGAAGTTAGTAAAGGATGTGAGAGAGGTAGGTGGGATTTTGACAATGGAGGATTTAAGGAGTTATAAAGTGGATGTAACAGATGCAATGGCGGCGGATGTTTTGGGCTACACCATAGTTGGAATGCCGCCACCTTCAAGTGGAACAGTCGGCCTTTCTTTG GTTCTGAACATCTTGGACAGCTATGGAAATTCAAATGCTGTAAGAGGAAGCCTCGGTCTACATCGCCTGGTCGAGGCACTGAAACACATGTTGGCTATCCGAATGAACCTGGGTGACCCAAACTTTGTTGATGTAAGTAAATATGTATCTGAAATGCTCTCGCCATCTTTTGCAAAGGAAATTCAGCAAAAGATATTTGACAACACCACTTTCCCTCCAGAATATTATATGAGCAG GTGGAGTCAGCTGAGAGATCACGGCACCAGTCATTTTTGCATTGTAGATGCAGATAGAAATGCAGTATCAATGACCACCACAGTAAATTATCCTTTTGGAGCTGGGGTGATCTCCCCTGCTACTGGGATTCTGTTGAATAATGAGATGGATGACTTCTCATTGCCCACCGAGATCACACCGGACAAACTTCCTCCTGCTCCAACAAATTATATCGAACCGAATAAGAGACCCTTATCATCGATGACTCCGATCATTGTTGTCaag GATAACCAGCTGGCAGGGGTCATTGGTGGTAGTGGTGGAATATACATAATTCCGGCAGTAATCCAGGTTTTTCTCAACCATTTTATCTTGGGAATGGAACCCTTAGCTGCAGTTCAGAACCCAAGAATCTACCACAAG CTAGTACCAAATGTGATTTTGTATGAAAACTGGACTGTGATTGATGGGGATCACATTGAGCTTCCAGATGAAAGAAAGAGTTACTTGGAAGAGAGGGGTCATCAACTGAACGCCATAGCCGGGGGAGCCATCGTCCAGTTGGTTGTTCAAACTCTCCAAAACCCCATCAACAACATGGGTGGTAGGAAACATGGAGGAGATTCTATTGCCAACATATTCCGTGGTATCCTCACTGCTGTAAGTGACCCTAGAAAGAATGGGAGGCCCGCCGCCATTTAG